In Spirosoma aureum, a single genomic region encodes these proteins:
- a CDS encoding glutamate synthase subunit beta gives MGKPTGFLEFARELPKKRDPQQRIHDYKEIEMPFSEQDSQRQAARCMDCGTPFCHSGCPLGNIIPEFNDAVYEQNWAYAYEILSSTNNFPEFTGRICPAPCEASCVLGINKPPVAIEFIEKSIAEVAFERGYITPKPPKVRTGKRVAVVGSGPAGLAAATQMNKAGHTVTVFERADQIGGLLRYGIPDFKLEKWTIDRRLAVMEAEGITFKPGVNVGVDVKAQDLLDQFDLIMLTGGSTVPRDLSIPGRDLKGVYPAMEFLSQQNKRNANRPLVVDHQGVPYTDSDLWATDKNVVVIGGGDTGSDCVGTSNRHGAASVTQIELMPMPPKDRATSTPWPNWPMMLRTSTSHEEGCERYWSINTKTFVGDEAGNLKALRIVDLEWKNENGRMQMVEVPNSERDIPCELALLAAGFLHPQHNGLLDDLGIEYDERGNVRATNYQTTTNPKVFAAGDMRRGQSLVVWAISEGREAARAADTYLMGESLLEGKAVSMLAEV, from the coding sequence ATGGGAAAACCTACCGGATTTTTAGAATTCGCGCGTGAATTGCCTAAGAAGCGCGACCCGCAACAGCGGATTCACGACTATAAAGAAATCGAGATGCCGTTTTCGGAGCAGGACTCCCAACGGCAGGCAGCTCGTTGTATGGACTGTGGCACTCCATTCTGTCATAGCGGCTGTCCCCTTGGCAACATTATTCCTGAGTTTAACGACGCAGTTTATGAACAGAATTGGGCCTATGCCTACGAGATTCTAAGCTCGACCAACAACTTTCCGGAATTTACAGGCCGGATCTGCCCTGCACCCTGTGAGGCTTCGTGCGTTCTGGGTATCAACAAGCCACCCGTTGCCATTGAGTTTATTGAGAAATCGATAGCTGAAGTGGCTTTTGAGCGGGGTTATATTACACCAAAACCACCAAAGGTTCGTACAGGGAAGCGAGTGGCAGTCGTTGGTTCTGGTCCTGCTGGTCTGGCCGCAGCCACTCAGATGAATAAGGCTGGCCATACGGTAACCGTCTTTGAGCGGGCCGATCAGATTGGTGGCCTGTTGCGGTATGGTATTCCAGATTTCAAACTCGAAAAATGGACCATCGATCGCCGATTGGCTGTTATGGAGGCAGAAGGCATAACGTTCAAACCTGGCGTAAATGTTGGTGTAGACGTAAAAGCTCAGGATTTGCTCGATCAGTTCGACCTGATTATGCTTACGGGTGGTTCTACCGTTCCACGCGATCTATCCATTCCTGGCCGCGACCTGAAAGGCGTTTATCCGGCCATGGAGTTTCTGAGCCAGCAGAACAAACGTAACGCAAACCGTCCCTTGGTCGTTGATCATCAGGGTGTTCCCTACACAGACAGTGATCTTTGGGCAACGGATAAAAATGTTGTTGTTATTGGCGGTGGTGATACCGGCTCTGACTGTGTGGGAACCTCGAACCGTCACGGAGCTGCCAGCGTAACGCAAATTGAGTTGATGCCAATGCCCCCGAAAGATCGGGCAACCAGCACGCCCTGGCCGAACTGGCCAATGATGCTTCGTACCAGTACCTCGCATGAGGAAGGCTGCGAACGCTACTGGTCTATTAATACCAAAACGTTTGTAGGTGATGAAGCGGGTAATCTGAAAGCGCTCCGAATCGTTGATCTGGAATGGAAAAACGAGAACGGCCGAATGCAGATGGTTGAAGTTCCCAATTCAGAACGCGACATTCCGTGCGAGCTGGCTCTGCTGGCCGCTGGCTTCCTGCATCCTCAACACAATGGCCTGCTGGACGATCTGGGCATTGAGTACGATGAACGGGGAAATGTTAGAGCAACAAATTATCAGACAACGACAAATCCGAAAGTTTTCGCTGCTGGTGATATGCGCCGTGGCCAGTCGCTCGTTGTATGGGCTATTTCTGAAGGTCGTGAAGCGGCCCGTGCTGCTGATACTTACCTTATGGGAGAGTCATTGCTCGAAGGGAAAGCTGTGTCGATGTTAGCTGAAGTATAA
- a CDS encoding RidA family protein — protein MKIHFTVLLGVLLASFAQAQTTTKFPSGYLYKIEAGAIGRQVYVCNQRPFNTSGELVGVGDLTAQTQQVFENLKTALGTVGMTLRNVKQVTYHVKGQTSQVNSTISQQVNSVSATYFTQGAPGIAEIKSIPKIASDDILVEVEVIAEK, from the coding sequence ATGAAAATCCATTTCACTGTGCTGCTGGGCGTTCTACTGGCGTCGTTCGCCCAGGCACAGACAACAACGAAATTCCCGTCCGGCTACCTCTATAAGATTGAGGCAGGAGCTATAGGAAGGCAGGTATATGTCTGCAATCAGCGCCCATTCAATACTAGTGGTGAACTGGTTGGTGTGGGTGACCTAACCGCTCAGACTCAGCAAGTGTTTGAAAATCTGAAAACAGCATTAGGCACTGTTGGTATGACGCTTCGTAACGTAAAACAGGTGACCTATCACGTTAAAGGTCAAACAAGTCAGGTTAATTCGACTATATCGCAACAGGTTAATAGTGTTAGCGCTACGTATTTTACGCAGGGAGCACCGGGCATTGCCGAAATAAAAAGCATCCCCAAAATTGCCAGTGATGATATACTAGTTGAAGTGGAAGTGATTGCTGAAAAGTGA
- a CDS encoding DUF2461 domain-containing protein, with protein sequence MTTKPSSNAVFTKETFDFLRDLVQNNHRDWFHANRARYDDAKSELCSVVERVLAGMSPFEPLANTAVKDCIFRINRDIRFSKDKAPYKSNLAFAIGPGGRHSGRIDYYVQIQPGNQSFLGAGMWQPTPTNLAKFRQEVDYNVDELKNIIEADEFKAYFPEVQGETLKVMPKGYPADHPEIELLRRKELFFAHRYTDKEVLKPNFADEVVRGCRIIKPYCDFLNYLFFDEKEEPVML encoded by the coding sequence ATGACTACAAAACCATCTTCAAACGCTGTCTTTACCAAGGAGACATTTGATTTTCTTCGCGATCTTGTTCAAAATAACCATCGTGACTGGTTTCATGCCAACCGGGCTCGGTATGATGACGCCAAAAGTGAGCTATGTAGCGTTGTCGAGCGTGTACTGGCTGGCATGAGTCCGTTTGAACCGTTGGCCAATACGGCCGTGAAGGACTGTATTTTCCGGATCAACCGCGACATTCGGTTTTCGAAAGATAAGGCACCTTACAAGTCTAATCTGGCCTTTGCCATTGGCCCTGGGGGACGGCACTCGGGGCGGATCGATTATTACGTACAGATTCAGCCGGGCAACCAGTCGTTTCTGGGCGCTGGCATGTGGCAGCCGACACCCACTAATCTGGCTAAGTTTCGGCAGGAAGTAGACTATAATGTCGATGAGCTAAAGAATATTATTGAAGCCGACGAATTTAAAGCCTACTTCCCTGAAGTGCAGGGCGAAACGCTGAAGGTTATGCCCAAAGGGTATCCTGCCGACCATCCAGAAATCGAATTACTGCGCCGTAAAGAATTATTTTTCGCTCATCGATATACCGACAAAGAAGTTCTGAAACCTAACTTTGCTGATGAAGTGGTGCGTGGCTGCCGTATCATCAAGCCATATTGTGATTTTCTGAATTATCTCTTTTTCGATGAAAAGGAGGAACCCGTTATGCTTTAA
- a CDS encoding DoxX family protein has translation MNLLHRIEHWGDTHHPAWTDALRIMLGMILVLKGISFISDTTYLSQLVGGLHFGLFPVILVHYVAFAHLMGGFMIAMGCLTRLMILLQLPILIGAVFFVNITQGFSALNSELWLSLIVLALLLTFLVIGSGRFSMDEYMKQHAQ, from the coding sequence ATGAATCTGTTACATCGCATTGAGCATTGGGGAGACACACATCACCCCGCCTGGACTGACGCTTTGCGGATTATGCTGGGCATGATACTGGTTCTGAAAGGAATCAGTTTTATTAGCGACACCACTTACCTGTCCCAACTGGTGGGTGGTCTGCATTTTGGGCTATTCCCAGTAATTCTGGTGCACTACGTTGCCTTTGCGCATTTAATGGGCGGTTTCATGATTGCGATGGGGTGCCTTACCCGCCTGATGATCCTGTTGCAGCTTCCAATCCTGATCGGGGCGGTTTTTTTCGTGAATATCACTCAGGGCTTTTCTGCCTTAAATTCTGAACTCTGGCTGTCGCTGATCGTGCTGGCTTTGTTGCTGACATTTTTGGTGATCGGCTCCGGGCGTTTTTCTATGGACGAATACATGAAACAACATGCGCAATAA
- a CDS encoding alpha/beta fold hydrolase: MIIRLYAFVYWLIVTAHAANAQTKIPYGNNPQTGHYYNVGDAKIYYEIYGKGKPVVLLHGGLFGYIDEYEFLIPKLAQTHQVIAIGTRGHARSEIGTKAFSYAQLADDAYQVIRSLTKDSVIVVGFSDGGITGYNLTAKHPELVRKLIAMGTPRRPADRALSTQEEGKMTAERLDKMAPDFVKSRKELMPEPARWNEFLDKLDVLWNQPTFITDEAIQQFKCPVLLMAGDKDPYFKTEKLLETYRLLHTGRLSLIPNCGHVVLYCNFLAVWEAISPFINESIKTTKQ; encoded by the coding sequence ATGATAATCAGGCTATACGCTTTTGTCTATTGGCTTATCGTTACTGCTCACGCAGCCAATGCACAAACCAAAATTCCCTACGGCAATAACCCGCAAACGGGTCACTATTATAACGTGGGCGATGCCAAAATCTACTATGAGATCTACGGAAAAGGGAAGCCTGTTGTGTTGCTACATGGCGGTTTGTTCGGCTATATCGACGAATACGAGTTCCTGATTCCTAAACTGGCCCAAACCCATCAGGTGATCGCGATTGGAACCCGAGGTCACGCCAGGTCGGAGATTGGCACGAAAGCATTCTCATACGCACAACTGGCCGACGATGCCTATCAGGTAATTCGTAGTTTAACTAAGGATAGCGTTATCGTGGTCGGTTTTAGCGATGGCGGCATTACGGGTTACAACCTTACCGCAAAACACCCCGAATTGGTCCGAAAACTGATCGCTATGGGTACACCAAGACGACCTGCCGATCGGGCATTGAGCACACAGGAAGAGGGTAAAATGACAGCAGAACGGCTGGATAAGATGGCGCCCGATTTCGTAAAATCCAGAAAGGAGCTCATGCCCGAACCTGCCCGCTGGAATGAGTTCCTGGATAAGTTAGATGTGCTATGGAATCAGCCAACATTCATTACCGATGAGGCTATTCAGCAGTTCAAATGCCCGGTTTTGCTCATGGCTGGCGATAAAGATCCTTATTTCAAAACGGAAAAACTGCTCGAAACCTACCGGTTACTTCATACCGGGCGACTCTCACTCATTCCGAACTGTGGCCATGTGGTGCTTTACTGCAACTTCCTGGCGGTTTGGGAAGCCATTTCCCCGTTTATCAACGAATCAATCAAAACCACAAAACAATGA
- a CDS encoding LamG domain-containing protein, with protein MKFLLLAFWLVTGHYVLAQTTAPFDASTWTIEGKMEKETFQGKEGIRLMGGAIYLKDSTFMNGIIEFDMTLSRNRYFPGFGFRIQDKENFEQIYLRPHQLGNPDAIQYMPVFKRQEAWQLYYGDGYSTAVTYPLDEWVHIRLVVLGTQAEVYVGDQGKPALVIHQLKRAAKPGKISLDNGAPVFTRYANFQYTKTDNPTLLGTYKQAAPAKPGTIMSWHISNTFDEKRLDNGYEIPQDLAKQAMWHTLPAENTGVVNLSQISKLREGLNTVFAKVTLVSDKPQIKKLQFGFSDRAKVYCNGRLLYSGQDGFMSRDYRFLGTIGYFDDTYLDLKKGKNELWIAVSETFGGWGIQGIIADQSGLTIE; from the coding sequence ATGAAATTCCTTTTATTGGCCTTTTGGCTGGTCACGGGTCATTACGTTCTTGCTCAAACGACAGCCCCCTTCGATGCGTCTACCTGGACTATTGAGGGTAAGATGGAAAAAGAAACCTTTCAGGGGAAAGAGGGCATCCGGCTCATGGGAGGTGCTATTTACCTCAAGGACAGCACATTCATGAATGGAATTATTGAATTCGATATGACCCTTTCCAGGAATCGTTATTTCCCAGGTTTCGGATTCCGAATTCAGGACAAGGAAAATTTTGAACAAATCTATTTGCGGCCCCATCAATTAGGGAACCCCGATGCCATTCAATATATGCCCGTTTTCAAGCGGCAGGAAGCCTGGCAACTCTACTATGGCGATGGCTATTCGACTGCGGTGACATACCCGTTAGACGAATGGGTCCATATCAGATTGGTGGTTCTGGGTACGCAGGCAGAGGTCTATGTCGGCGATCAAGGTAAGCCTGCTCTGGTGATTCACCAGTTAAAACGGGCAGCAAAGCCAGGAAAGATCAGTTTGGATAATGGCGCGCCCGTATTTACCCGCTATGCAAATTTTCAGTATACCAAGACAGATAACCCTACTTTACTGGGCACGTATAAGCAGGCAGCACCCGCAAAGCCAGGAACGATAATGAGCTGGCACATTTCGAACACATTCGATGAAAAGCGGCTCGACAACGGCTATGAAATTCCGCAGGATCTGGCTAAACAGGCAATGTGGCATACCCTCCCGGCCGAAAATACGGGTGTTGTCAACCTTTCCCAGATCAGCAAATTACGCGAGGGCCTCAATACGGTTTTTGCCAAAGTGACTCTGGTGTCAGACAAGCCCCAAATCAAGAAACTTCAGTTTGGTTTCAGCGATCGGGCTAAAGTTTACTGTAATGGCCGACTGCTCTACAGCGGACAAGATGGGTTCATGTCACGCGATTATCGTTTTCTGGGTACAATTGGTTATTTCGATGACACCTATCTGGATCTGAAGAAGGGCAAAAATGAACTCTGGATTGCCGTCTCGGAAACCTTTGGCGGCTGGGGAATACAGGGAATCATTGCCGATCAGAGCGGATTAACAATCGAGTAA
- a CDS encoding MFS transporter: MGQVTAPAQATLTVEKTVFPILFAISFSHLLNDTIQAIIPAIYPVIKQSFRLNFTQVGLITLVFQITASLLQPFVGLFTDRKPMPYSLATGMSITLIGLLSLSIADSFQWLLVSVALIGMGSAIFHPEASRLAYLASGGKRGMAQSLFQVGGNAGSAIGPLLAALVIVKHGQSSVSWFAAIPLLAIGILALLGNWYKKHSVRRQTKGQGLELMPGLSKKRVIISIAILLVLVFSKYVYMASMSSYYTFYLIEKFHLSVRESQLYLFVFLFSVAVGTFIGGPIGDRIGRRYVIWISILGAAPFTLLLPHVNLFWTSIITVCIGLTLSSAFSAILVYAQELVPGKVGMIAGLFFGFSFGMAGIGSAVLGRLADATSLAYVYNVCSFLPLLGILTAFLPNPPKAK, translated from the coding sequence ATGGGACAAGTAACAGCACCTGCCCAGGCTACACTGACCGTTGAAAAAACGGTGTTTCCGATCTTGTTTGCGATTAGTTTTTCGCATCTGCTGAACGATACTATTCAGGCAATTATACCCGCTATCTATCCTGTCATCAAGCAATCGTTCCGCCTTAATTTTACGCAGGTGGGTCTGATTACGCTTGTTTTCCAGATAACGGCCTCACTTCTTCAACCATTTGTTGGCTTGTTTACCGATCGAAAACCGATGCCTTATTCACTGGCAACGGGCATGAGCATTACGCTGATTGGTTTGCTAAGTTTATCAATAGCAGATTCGTTTCAGTGGTTGCTGGTTTCAGTAGCGCTGATTGGTATGGGTTCGGCTATTTTTCATCCAGAGGCTTCCCGACTGGCCTATCTGGCATCCGGGGGAAAACGGGGTATGGCTCAATCGTTATTTCAGGTGGGAGGCAATGCCGGGAGCGCTATTGGCCCTCTACTGGCTGCCCTGGTGATCGTTAAGCATGGGCAGTCATCGGTTAGCTGGTTTGCTGCCATTCCCTTGCTGGCCATCGGCATACTGGCGCTATTAGGAAATTGGTATAAAAAACATAGCGTTCGACGTCAGACTAAAGGCCAGGGGCTAGAGCTGATGCCTGGCCTGTCTAAGAAACGGGTAATTATATCGATTGCTATTCTGCTGGTGCTGGTCTTTTCCAAATACGTGTATATGGCCAGTATGAGCAGCTATTATACATTCTATCTTATCGAAAAATTTCATTTATCTGTCCGGGAGTCGCAGTTATATCTCTTCGTGTTTTTGTTTTCCGTTGCCGTCGGCACCTTTATCGGTGGGCCTATTGGCGACCGGATCGGACGTCGGTATGTAATCTGGATCTCCATCCTGGGAGCCGCCCCGTTTACCTTGCTCTTACCGCACGTGAATCTGTTCTGGACCAGCATTATCACCGTGTGCATTGGCCTGACGCTCTCTTCTGCATTTTCGGCAATTCTGGTCTACGCTCAGGAACTTGTTCCCGGAAAAGTGGGGATGATCGCAGGGCTATTTTTTGGGTTTTCATTTGGAATGGCAGGCATTGGCTCAGCCGTTTTAGGACGACTGGCCGATGCTACCAGTTTGGCTTACGTCTATAATGTTTGCTCTTTTCTTCCCTTATTGGGCATACTGACTGCCTTTTTGCCCAACCCGCCAAAGGCTAAGTGA
- a CDS encoding FadR/GntR family transcriptional regulator encodes MNGDKINRLSLPDEVARKLQEQISLGKWGPGERLPTEPELMSYFGVSRSTIREAVRILSNTGWIRVQQGAGTFVETNKPQQESLSQRLQRVNTQDLEEVRLMLEHKIAGKAALNRSEEDIERMTFFLSERRKYADLNQPKDCIAADIHFHTRIAQASGNSILADLYQAFATQLTSSFLEKFKTTDEFKATQLLHEQLLTSIIEQNAEAAWHFADKIVNH; translated from the coding sequence ATGAATGGGGACAAAATTAATCGCCTTAGTTTACCCGACGAGGTAGCTCGTAAACTGCAGGAACAGATTTCATTAGGCAAATGGGGGCCGGGTGAACGATTGCCCACCGAACCAGAACTGATGAGCTATTTTGGTGTTAGCCGCTCCACAATTCGGGAAGCCGTACGCATTTTATCCAACACGGGCTGGATTCGGGTACAACAGGGCGCAGGAACATTTGTTGAAACCAACAAGCCACAGCAGGAGTCCTTAAGTCAACGATTACAACGGGTCAATACGCAGGATCTGGAAGAAGTACGCTTGATGCTTGAGCACAAAATAGCGGGCAAAGCGGCTCTCAATCGTAGCGAGGAAGATATTGAGAGAATGACCTTTTTTCTCAGCGAACGACGGAAATATGCCGACCTAAATCAACCCAAAGACTGTATAGCTGCCGACATTCACTTTCACACCCGGATCGCTCAGGCATCGGGAAACTCCATTCTGGCCGATTTGTACCAGGCCTTTGCCACTCAACTTACGAGTTCGTTTCTGGAAAAGTTTAAAACCACGGACGAATTTAAAGCAACTCAACTATTGCATGAGCAACTGCTCACCAGCATTATCGAACAGAACGCCGAAGCTGCCTGGCATTTTGCTGATAAGATTGTCAACCATTAA
- a CDS encoding DUF4345 domain-containing protein has product MKKQAILKRLSQGYILLSAVALLSVSIMAFSSPQSVMDLVHVQLNNTDAFSSIRGVYGGVGLTLFISLIYLMINDIQKGLAFLSLLWGFYALSRVVTIFTEGSLGDFGTQWLVTESVLFVIGVMLYLTSPQSATFPTKTKLQSA; this is encoded by the coding sequence ATGAAAAAGCAAGCAATTTTAAAACGACTTTCGCAGGGATATATCCTTCTATCAGCAGTAGCTCTTTTATCGGTCAGCATCATGGCCTTTTCCAGTCCACAATCGGTAATGGACCTTGTTCACGTTCAACTGAACAACACGGATGCCTTTAGTTCAATCAGGGGCGTTTATGGCGGTGTGGGCCTAACATTATTTATCAGCCTCATTTACCTGATGATCAACGACATCCAGAAAGGATTAGCCTTTTTAAGCTTACTTTGGGGCTTTTATGCGCTGTCGCGTGTAGTTACCATCTTTACGGAAGGGTCTTTGGGAGATTTCGGTACGCAATGGCTAGTCACTGAATCTGTGCTGTTCGTCATTGGAGTAATGCTTTACCTGACCAGTCCTCAATCGGCAACCTTTCCGACAAAGACAAAGCTTCAATCGGCATAA
- a CDS encoding efflux RND transporter permease subunit, with the protein MFAENFINRPVTAIVISVVIVALGVLALLSLPVSQYPDITPPVVQVTGTYTGADAQTVEQTVATPIETQVNGTPGMSYVQTNATNDGRMTMNVTFDVGTDVNIAALDVQNRVGIAQPQLPEEVTRLGVVVRKRNPSLFMLVAIYSPKGTHNVSFLDNYTNIYIRDALLRVPGVGDIFSRADDFSMRIWLKPDRLAQLGLTPDDVVGALQEQNLQVAGGSVGAPPQPGSQAFEYTVFTNSRLSKESEFNNIIVRSDPSRGSLVYLKDVARVQLGKFSYASNSFVDGKRAAYLLVYQLPGSNALETAEGVYAAMDNLKKTFPKDIEYVVPFESVSVIQVSISEVVETLLEALVLVILVVFLFLQSWRATLITLLAIPVSIIGTFALFVPLGFTINTLTLFAFVLAIGIVVDDAIVVVEAVQVNIDKGMSPKEATVEAMREISAPVIAIALILAAVFVPVGFIPGIVGRLYQQFAITIAVSVLISAFVALSLTPALCTLLLRPMHIDEKATGLNKFFYKFNQWFERVTNSYSNGVQRLIKATPLVIVGLVVLYIGTGMMFRSKPTGFIPTEDEGRLIVTYEIPEAASTTRSLEVLNKIMAILKDQPYVDHFAALGGLNAVTFASKSNSGTVFMKLKPWDERKERNMQADSLVVKLQKALAGLNDARPQVLQPPAIPGLGQSSGFTFEIQQRETNDDVRAFDNVVQNFLGELNKRPEVGRAFTYFTAKTPAYRVEVDRDKCKKLGISVSNVYRTMQTFLGSQYVNDFIIYGRKFRVVAQADTMYRADVKNLGQYYVRNQAGQLVPISAIIKTTVIENAPLISHFNLFRSVELNGSAKEGYSSSQVNDALREVSAKVLPAGYAYDFGGLSREEINAGSSSIYIFMLSVGFVFLFLAALYESWSVPFSVLLSVPIGAFGAILALILFPYLSNNVYAQIGLITLIGLAAKNAILIVEFAKERVDRGEDLLESTIEAVRLRLRPILMTSLAFILGVFPLAIASGAGGVARATIGRTVLGGMLAATSLAIFVVPVLYVGITRLAYGKKGLAALKANAKKGEQPSEPMTPATQPVSANGKSRNETNHEA; encoded by the coding sequence ATGTTTGCAGAAAATTTCATTAACCGACCGGTAACTGCCATTGTTATATCCGTCGTGATTGTGGCATTAGGTGTGCTTGCTCTGCTGAGTTTGCCGGTCAGCCAGTACCCCGATATTACCCCCCCGGTTGTACAGGTAACGGGCACCTATACCGGAGCTGATGCGCAGACGGTCGAGCAAACGGTTGCCACGCCCATCGAGACACAGGTGAACGGTACGCCCGGCATGAGCTATGTGCAGACAAATGCCACCAACGACGGCCGGATGACCATGAACGTAACCTTCGACGTGGGCACGGACGTAAACATTGCCGCGCTGGATGTTCAAAACCGCGTTGGTATTGCTCAGCCGCAATTGCCCGAAGAGGTTACCCGCCTGGGTGTAGTAGTTCGGAAAAGGAACCCATCGCTGTTTATGCTGGTGGCCATTTATTCGCCCAAAGGCACGCACAATGTGTCGTTTCTGGATAACTACACAAACATCTACATCCGCGATGCGCTGTTACGCGTACCGGGTGTGGGCGACATTTTTAGCCGGGCCGATGACTTCAGTATGCGGATCTGGCTCAAACCCGACCGGCTGGCACAGCTTGGCCTGACACCTGACGATGTCGTTGGCGCTTTACAGGAACAAAACCTGCAAGTAGCGGGTGGTTCGGTAGGTGCTCCGCCACAACCTGGTTCACAGGCTTTTGAATACACCGTTTTTACGAATAGCCGACTCAGTAAAGAGAGCGAATTCAACAATATTATTGTTCGTAGTGATCCATCACGCGGGTCGTTAGTATACCTGAAAGATGTAGCACGGGTGCAATTGGGTAAATTTTCGTATGCCAGTAATTCGTTTGTCGATGGCAAACGCGCGGCTTATCTGCTTGTTTATCAGTTGCCGGGCAGTAACGCGCTGGAGACGGCAGAGGGTGTCTACGCAGCAATGGACAATCTGAAGAAGACGTTCCCCAAAGATATTGAATACGTAGTGCCGTTTGAGTCTGTATCGGTCATTCAGGTGTCAATTTCTGAAGTGGTCGAGACCTTGCTCGAAGCCCTGGTACTGGTTATTCTGGTCGTATTTCTGTTTCTGCAAAGCTGGCGTGCCACGCTTATTACGCTGCTGGCTATTCCGGTGTCTATTATCGGTACGTTTGCCTTGTTTGTGCCACTTGGGTTCACCATCAACACGTTGACTCTCTTTGCGTTCGTACTCGCGATTGGTATTGTGGTCGATGATGCCATTGTGGTGGTGGAAGCCGTGCAGGTAAATATTGACAAGGGCATGTCGCCGAAAGAAGCGACAGTAGAAGCGATGCGGGAGATTTCGGCCCCGGTTATTGCCATTGCCCTCATTCTGGCGGCTGTGTTTGTACCGGTCGGTTTCATTCCGGGTATTGTTGGGCGATTGTATCAACAGTTCGCCATCACCATCGCCGTTTCGGTATTGATTTCGGCGTTTGTGGCCTTGTCGCTGACCCCCGCTTTATGTACGCTGTTGCTTCGCCCGATGCACATCGACGAAAAGGCAACCGGCTTAAACAAGTTTTTCTACAAATTTAACCAATGGTTTGAGCGGGTTACGAATTCGTACTCAAACGGGGTGCAACGGCTTATTAAAGCCACACCGCTGGTTATTGTGGGCCTGGTTGTCTTATACATCGGAACGGGCATGATGTTTCGCTCGAAACCAACCGGGTTTATTCCAACCGAAGACGAAGGTCGACTGATTGTGACGTATGAAATTCCTGAAGCGGCTTCTACTACCCGCAGTCTGGAGGTACTCAACAAAATCATGGCTATCCTTAAAGATCAGCCTTATGTCGATCACTTTGCGGCTTTGGGTGGCCTGAACGCGGTTACCTTCGCGTCGAAGTCAAACAGTGGGACCGTATTTATGAAACTGAAACCCTGGGACGAGCGTAAAGAGCGCAATATGCAGGCCGACTCGCTGGTGGTGAAGTTGCAGAAAGCATTGGCGGGTTTGAACGATGCCCGACCGCAGGTTTTGCAGCCGCCCGCTATTCCTGGCCTTGGGCAGTCATCGGGTTTTACGTTTGAAATTCAACAGCGCGAAACCAATGATGATGTTCGGGCTTTCGATAATGTGGTTCAGAATTTTCTTGGCGAGTTAAACAAACGGCCAGAAGTTGGCCGTGCTTTTACGTACTTCACGGCCAAAACCCCAGCCTATCGGGTTGAGGTTGACCGCGATAAATGTAAAAAGTTAGGTATTTCGGTTAGCAATGTGTACCGAACCATGCAGACGTTTCTGGGTAGTCAGTACGTCAATGACTTCATTATTTATGGTCGGAAATTCCGGGTGGTAGCCCAGGCCGACACCATGTATCGAGCCGATGTCAAGAACTTGGGGCAATATTATGTTCGAAACCAGGCTGGGCAGCTTGTTCCCATCAGTGCTATTATCAAAACCACCGTCATCGAAAATGCACCTCTGATTTCGCACTTCAATCTGTTCCGGTCGGTTGAGCTAAATGGTTCTGCCAAGGAGGGATATAGTAGTAGCCAGGTCAATGATGCGCTCCGTGAAGTGTCAGCTAAAGTGCTTCCGGCGGGATATGCCTACGATTTCGGAGGGTTGAGCCGTGAAGAAATAAACGCCGGTAGCAGCTCGATTTATATTTTCATGCTGTCGGTGGGGTTTGTGTTTCTATTCCTGGCTGCTCTGTATGAGAGCTGGTCAGTGCCGTTCTCAGTGTTGCTGTCGGTACCGATTGGCGCATTTGGCGCTATTCTGGCCCTGATTCTGTTCCCGTATTTAAGCAATAATGTGTACGCGCAGATTGGGTTGATTACGCTGATAGGTCTGGCTGCCAAGAATGCCATTCTGATCGTAGAGTTTGCCAAAGAGCGCGTTGATAGGGGAGAGGATCTGCTGGAATCGACAATCGAAGCGGTTCGTTTGCGGTTACGCCCGATTCTAATGACCTCGCTGGCGTTCATTCTGGGCGTATTTCCGCTGGCTATTGCCAGTGGTGCAGGCGGTGTTGCGCGGGCTACGATCGGCCGGACAGTACTTGGCGGGATGTTGGCCGCTACCTCGCTGGCCATATTCGTCGTACCAGTGCTTTACGTGGGTATAACACGACTGGCTTATGGTAAAAAAGGTCTGGCGGCCTTAAAAGCAAACGCAAAAAAAGGTGAACAGCCAAGTGAGCCAATGACACCCGCAACGCAACCAGTTTCGGCAAACGGGAAAAGTCGCAACGAAACCAATCATGAAGCTTAA